The region AAGAAACCGACGAGATGTGACGCGCGAAAAGCATTATACTCGGCTTTGTTGCGAGTAATCCGGCGATCCCCTGAGAGAACCACCCACCTGCCTTCGGCGCTTAGCTCTCGAATCCATTGCAAGTCTGTCACGCCGGGTCCGTACCGCTCCCGAACGTGAATGATGTCGTGTTTTCCATTGAACAAAGCATCGAGAGAGCGAGCAAGCGCAGGAGGAAGATTTTCATCTACCAAAACCTTCAAGCTGCCCTCTTTAACTCGTTTTCGAATTGCACCGCATCACGCACAACAGAAACCGGCACATCGTATATCCGCGCCACGTCTTCCACGGAGCCCTCCGCCTCAACCGCTTGAGCAAGCGCTATTGTCGGAACCCCGAACTCTGACGCGATAGGCTGGCCGAAAGACCGGCCTGGATCAATCACAATTGATTTTTTGCCGTTGAATGGCCGCCAACGTGCAACAGCATCATCTTCAATGTCGAGGTCTTTAAATGTTCGGTCGATAACCTGCTTGAAGACATATTGCTTCTTTTTCAGGTCCAGCATCTTGTTGTCACCAACCCGCTCAATGCTTTCCAGAAAAATCGTGCGCCCGTCCGTCTGGAAACGCTGCGTTGAAAACGGGCGGTCATCCCCAGCGCAATCCCGCGCATATTCAAGGCAGTTGCGAATGGCCAGCAAACCTACACCCGCATCCAGAAATGCTTTAACGAAGCGCAACTCAATCAAGTCGCGGAAGCCTATTTCAAGGTGTTCTTCAACGTTGGTATGCTGTGCCGTCCACAGCGGTGGAACCTGCCGCACAGCATCGTCACGCTTGTATGTGTAGCCTCGCAGCCAACGGTTGATGTTAAGAGGAGCTGTTTTCAACAGGCGAGCAGCCTCCGGCGCGGTGTACGAGCCGACGCCGATTGTGTCCGAATCCAGAGCGCGAGTTTGCAGTGAGGTCATGGTTGTAAGGTAGCTGTAAATTGCGCTGCTGCAAGATGGATTTTTTGTGTCGTATCCGGTTTCGAAGCGTAGGGGGCATTTGTGAATGGTGTGTTGCACTTTATTGACTGGTCGTGTGTTTAAGCGATGGTGGTGGTGAGCCCAGAGAGAGCGCCGACCATCGGTTAAGAGGCTTAGAAGCCGTTTTATCTTTGCATTTCATGGGATCGTTTCGCAATCGTCGTGATAATTGATGGATTAGGAAGCCTAATAGCTTCTTCCACGAAAGAAGATATCAATAGGG is a window of Agrobacterium vaccinii DNA encoding:
- a CDS encoding DUF5615 family PIN-like protein, translated to MKVLVDENLPPALARSLDALFNGKHDIIHVRERYGPGVTDLQWIRELSAEGRWVVLSGDRRITRNKAEYNAFRASHLVGFFLSKGLYKSPLVKQMERILALWQKIEAQSELVQGGAMFELPMSSTRIKQI